A stretch of the Papaver somniferum cultivar HN1 chromosome 6, ASM357369v1, whole genome shotgun sequence genome encodes the following:
- the LOC113286006 gene encoding protein SHI RELATED SEQUENCE 1-like isoform X1 has product MAGFSLGGGNNQNPSHEIHPDALFLYRNEEISSSYNNNNNNSGNKGFELWQNHHHHQQLQRHYQLQQQQNAYSSSANLEVGPSRSTNASDESSSRALTMMMRQSSVGDQGGTKSCQDCGNQAKKDCVHMRCRTCCKSRGFPCQTHVKSTWVPASRRRERQQQLQALQEQQQQQLRGDHHSRVRERENPKRLRENPNSSTLVAHRIPTHHTSGLEVGNFPAELNSSAVFRCVRVSGVEETDEQYAYQTAVNIGGHLFKGILYDQGPDSHYVHGESSSGGAGGSGAMYQQRNLITDSTTTANTTTVTVAASASLLDSSSLYPTPLNAFMAGTHFFPPPRS; this is encoded by the exons ATGGCGGGGTTCTCACTAGGTGGGGGAAACAATCAAAATCCATCTCACGAAATTCATCCTGACGCCCTTTTTTTGTACAGAAACGAAGAAATCTCATCATCctacaacaataacaacaacaacagcggCAACAAAGGTTTTGAGTTATggcagaatcatcatcatcatcaacaactacAAAGACATTATCAATTGCAACAACAACAGAATGCTTACTCTTCATCAGCTAATTTAGAAGTAGGTCCAAGTAGGAGTACTAACGCTTCAGATGAATCTTCCTCAAGAGCTTTAACTATGATGATGAGACAAAGTAGTGTTGGAGATCAAGGCGGAACCAAAAGTTGCCAAGATTGTGGTAATCAAGCTAAGAAAGATTGTGTTCATATGAGATGTAGAACTTGCTGTAAAAGTAGAGGCTTTCCATGCCAAACTCATGTTAAAAGTACTTGGGTGCCTGCTTCAAGAAGGAGAGAAAGACAACAACAACTCCAAGCTCTTCaagaacaacagcaacaacaactcagAGGAGATCATCATTCTAGAGTAAGAGAAAGAGAGAATCCTAAAAGACTGAGAGAGAATCCCAATTCTTCTACTCTTGTTGCTCATCGTATACCCACTCATCATACATCAG GGTTAGAAGTGGGAAACTTTCCAGCAGAATTGAATTCCTCAGCCGTGTTTCGATGCGTAAGGGTTAGTGGAGTTGAAGAAACAGATGAACAATACGCATATCAAACAGCTGTTAACATTGGAGGCCATTTGTTCAAGGGCATTCTTTATGATCAAGGTCCGGATAGCCATTACGTTCATGGCGAAAGTTCATCAGGTGGTGCTGGTGGTAGTGGAGCAATGTATCAACAACGTAATCTCATAACAGATTCTACAACCACCGCCAATACCACAACTGTCACTGTTGCCGCAAGTGCTTCACttcttgattcttcttctttgtacCCAACTCCCCTCAATGCATTCATGGCGGGTACGCACTTCTTCCCTCCGCCAAGATCCTAA
- the LOC113286006 gene encoding protein SHI RELATED SEQUENCE 1-like isoform X2: protein MLMDFLSQLITRNEEISSSYNNNNNNSGNKGFELWQNHHHHQQLQRHYQLQQQQNAYSSSANLEVGPSRSTNASDESSSRALTMMMRQSSVGDQGGTKSCQDCGNQAKKDCVHMRCRTCCKSRGFPCQTHVKSTWVPASRRRERQQQLQALQEQQQQQLRGDHHSRVRERENPKRLRENPNSSTLVAHRIPTHHTSGLEVGNFPAELNSSAVFRCVRVSGVEETDEQYAYQTAVNIGGHLFKGILYDQGPDSHYVHGESSSGGAGGSGAMYQQRNLITDSTTTANTTTVTVAASASLLDSSSLYPTPLNAFMAGTHFFPPPRS from the exons ATGCTAATGGATTTTCTGTCTCAATTAATAACAAG AAACGAAGAAATCTCATCATCctacaacaataacaacaacaacagcggCAACAAAGGTTTTGAGTTATggcagaatcatcatcatcatcaacaactacAAAGACATTATCAATTGCAACAACAACAGAATGCTTACTCTTCATCAGCTAATTTAGAAGTAGGTCCAAGTAGGAGTACTAACGCTTCAGATGAATCTTCCTCAAGAGCTTTAACTATGATGATGAGACAAAGTAGTGTTGGAGATCAAGGCGGAACCAAAAGTTGCCAAGATTGTGGTAATCAAGCTAAGAAAGATTGTGTTCATATGAGATGTAGAACTTGCTGTAAAAGTAGAGGCTTTCCATGCCAAACTCATGTTAAAAGTACTTGGGTGCCTGCTTCAAGAAGGAGAGAAAGACAACAACAACTCCAAGCTCTTCaagaacaacagcaacaacaactcagAGGAGATCATCATTCTAGAGTAAGAGAAAGAGAGAATCCTAAAAGACTGAGAGAGAATCCCAATTCTTCTACTCTTGTTGCTCATCGTATACCCACTCATCATACATCAG GGTTAGAAGTGGGAAACTTTCCAGCAGAATTGAATTCCTCAGCCGTGTTTCGATGCGTAAGGGTTAGTGGAGTTGAAGAAACAGATGAACAATACGCATATCAAACAGCTGTTAACATTGGAGGCCATTTGTTCAAGGGCATTCTTTATGATCAAGGTCCGGATAGCCATTACGTTCATGGCGAAAGTTCATCAGGTGGTGCTGGTGGTAGTGGAGCAATGTATCAACAACGTAATCTCATAACAGATTCTACAACCACCGCCAATACCACAACTGTCACTGTTGCCGCAAGTGCTTCACttcttgattcttcttctttgtacCCAACTCCCCTCAATGCATTCATGGCGGGTACGCACTTCTTCCCTCCGCCAAGATCCTAA